The nucleotide sequence TTCAcaggaaaaaaaaaatgaatccaTGTAGTGTATATGAGTGTGTGATGTATAGATAATGTTTAAAGTTGGAAGATGTTCAATTCaactgataaaaaaaaaaaaagattgcaTTTGTATTTTGAGACTGAAAATGAATGGGACTGGAGGATTCGAGTTGGGTATTGTGTTTAGTGATAGAATTAAAATTTCAGTTCCAACATATAAAATTTTAGTCCTTTTTAATATTTCCACAAAATGGACTCATGATTGAATATTTTAGAAATAGAGATCAAAATTTTAATAACACttctttttgaaaatatttttatttaacttttaaaatttttaattgatcttatagtctttatatttattttaaatNNNNNNNNNNNNNNNNNNNNNNNNNNNNNNNNNNNNNNNNNNNNNNNNNNNNNNNNNNNNNNNNNNNNNNNNNNNNNNNNNNNNNNNNNNNNNNNNNNNNNNNNNNNNNNNNNNNNNNNNNNNNNNNNNNNNNNNNNNNNNNNNNNNNNNNNNNNNNNNNNNNNNNNNNNNNNNNNNNNNNNNNNNNNNNNNNNNNNNNNNNNNNNNACATAACTCAATCTTATACATTTTATGTTAAATATAATACAAAAACTTAATTTAATCTCTGTATCTCAATTTCTGTCTTTCAATTTCAACTTTTCTTCTAAATGTAGGCTAAAGAACACTCAAATTAATGAAATTATTCcaagacaaaaaataataataatgaaattaTTAAATGTATTTTgtccaaaaagaaaaataaatgtatTATATCAATTAAATCTTATATAACTAAAgtgtatatttaaattataatcacCGTATATCAATTTAAATAATAAGGACCAAAATATTTGTGTACAAATAATGAAACTGGAAATTTTTAAAGGATATACTTACATTTCAAACACAATCTCTCATTAATTTAGTGAATAAGCAATTTCTcattaataagagaaaaacaTTGTGTTATTAAAGATTAATTTTTATCTgcttccatatatatatatgaggtTTATATTAGGTGATTGCTATTGTTCTAAAAGTATTtctctaatttattaaaaaaataaaaattaatatttaatttaaaagtataaaaaaataattattaaatatataaaatttgtaataaaaaattattaattttgatgCAACTGACAGTACAAAGTGTTTTATATAGTTGTACAAttacatttatttttattattcatatgattaataaaaaataattagatacatgtataaaattattttactctgacattgtattaaaattaaattcttattattagtttttagttttcagaagagtaaagtatcgtttttgtccctaacgtttggggtaaatcatatttgtgtccctaacgtttaaatcgtcctatttctatccctaacgtttgtaaaagtgattcaatgccgtcaattacacaccatgaacgctttagtttgagtcttgaagttagaatacaaatgtctaggATAAAATTGATGATCCACTCCAAAAAATAGCTCattaaaagttgaaactaattcctataacatttacataattcacttttctagtgacataattaaatataaacacaaatagtgggtataatattaaaatcgaacacatccaagtaagacctaattgaaaatgaatgcatccaagtgagaataattgaaaaatataatctgatttgtcagtataattgatagtaggataacattgaatcacttttataaacgttagggatacaaataggacgatttaaatgttagggacacaaataggacttaccccaaacgttagggacaaaaacgatactttactctttttagAAAAAGTGAAGCagaataaatttttgaataatatgagattttttttagggttaaccaccaaaaacacccTTAAATTATTCAAACGTTGAAAAAAATGTATCCGTATTTTATTACcgacaaaaatattttcaaataatttaaaaacgcgaTAAAAATGTCTAACAATaaatatgtattttcaaaaaATGTTTTAGACATTAAATTTTGATGCGATTTTTGCAAgaatgattagaaaaatgagatattattatttttaaagtttggtgacttttttgttaagtatatattttttgtaatttttaaaaaatattattggttagtaacaaaaaaattacaaaaaaaatatatacttagcgAAAAATCACCAAATCTTAAGGATAATAATAactcatttttctaatcatgccTGCAAAAAATcgtatcaaaattcaatttctaatatattttttagaaatatatatttaatgtNNNNNNNNNNNNNNNNNNNNNNNNNNNNNNNTAATTCCGGAACGTTTTTTTGTAGTTAACccctttctttattttatttttttcaaataagtTGAAAGGAGCAGTGAGAAAGAGAAGGGGAAGAGATAAAGAGGAGAGGGCCACAGAAAGAGGAAGACAACAAAGCGATGGCTTCAACCATTCTTCCACCACTGAACGCTCACCTTCTCCCTTCCAACGCTCACCACCACCACCTTCAGCCCCTTCCTCTTTTCAGGTATccctcttccttcttccttcttttcgtTTTATCTTTGTTCCTCTCTCGTCTATGATTTCTTTTGCTTTTACTTTATTGCAGCTGAAATTCATCTAAATGTTGAAGCTTTGAACTTGCAATCTATGCTTTCACTTCCTTCGACTTCAAGTTTCGGAATTAAGCTTGTCGAATAGCTCTAATTATTTATCATCGTTTTATAAGCCATAACCTTCGTGCACTTGTGCATCCaatttttcatgccaaaagtagAATAGGCAAGACTTGGGGTACGAAAATTAATATATTTCAAATTTAGTAATTTCCTAACTCCATCTAAAGTTTTGTGTTAGGTGtgaataaaataactaaatatgtATATCAGAACAGCTTGGACTTCCATTTCCTGTTCTGTTTTGATAATATTAGCATAAAATTAATGGGCCACATATATCACAATGTGTTGATATGGTATACATACATGTTATTTAGTGGAGAGGCAGAGAGAATTGATCTTAATATAGGAAAAAAAAGCACAAGAAAGTTCAGTCCATTCTAACAGAAAATCCAACAATTTTCTCTCTGAATGGAGGAAAATCTGAATCACAAATTGTTATGTTAATGAGATTCACCTCCTTGTTTTAGGTGGGGTTGGAGAAGAGAGCAAGATGCAGGCATAGCCGCGAATAGAACCAGGGGTCAAGCATTTCGAATTCTGGCTAATCCTAATGTATGCATAAAAAGTGTAGACTTCTTGCTTCATACATAAAGAGTTATGCAGAACTGATTATAAGTTTATAACTTCTGACTTTACTGTTAACGTCCAATATACTTTCTTCATGGAGAGAACTGTGGAATAAAAGTGAAAACATTCTTAGTTTTGTAGAAATACTTTTGGTTCATGTGAAGGTATTTCGCTTATCAAATTAGTATTAGATTTACAGTGTatgtttataattaaaatattccTTTATTGATGCATTCTAGGTTTCTCTGAGAAAATAAAGGGTGCTATCTTCTTCTGAAATGATATAGTGAATTTGAAGCTTTATGTGCTTTAGGCTAAAATGTAAACTAGTAACTAAAAGTTTTCATGCACACGGAAATTACAGCAACTCTCTTGAACATTctctgatttatttatttatttggctTTCCTATATTGAGATCATCATTTTTTCATATTAATTACACAGGTGTCTTCGGGCAAGGAAGGTTCAAATAAAGATGTGATAATGGTTGATCCTGTTGAGGCCAAGCGATTGGCTGCCAGGCAAATGGAAAGAATTAAAGCAAAAGAGAAACTCAAGGTGAAAGTTGTCTTATATTTGGTTGTTGTTATTGTCAAATTTCAACTAATGTAGAACTATAGAAGGAACTTTCAAATTATGTTGCTTCCCCTTGTATGTCAATCAATGCTGACAGAAATTAAGATATCTAACTCTAACTCTACTAAAATCATGTTCCTCATTTCTCACTAACCTAATGTGTTGAATGTAGAGGCGGCGCCAAATTGAGGCAATTAATGGAGCATGGGCAATGATTGGTCTCGCGGCAGGCCTAGTTATTGAAGGTCAAACTGGAAAA is from Arachis ipaensis cultivar K30076 chromosome B01, Araip1.1, whole genome shotgun sequence and encodes:
- the LOC107641811 gene encoding uncharacterized protein LOC107641811 produces the protein MASTILPPLNAHLLPSNAHHHHLQPLPLFRWGWRREQDAGIAANRTRGQAFRILANPNVSSGKEGSNKDVIMVDPVEAKRLAARQMERIKAKEKLKRRRQIEAINGAWAMIGLAAGLVIEGQTGKSIPTQLADYLAAIVHFFVR